A single genomic interval of Nonomuraea rubra harbors:
- a CDS encoding uracil-DNA glycosylase family protein: protein MPHIQLTLLIGSHAQQHYLGTRESLTATVRRFADFLPAVLPLVHPSPLNFRWLAKNPWYEAEVLPQLRQRVRAALA, encoded by the coding sequence ATGCCCCACATTCAGCTGACACTGCTCATCGGCAGTCATGCGCAACAGCACTATCTAGGCACTCGTGAGTCGCTCACAGCGACAGTTCGACGGTTCGCGGACTTTCTCCCGGCAGTGCTGCCGCTGGTGCATCCGTCTCCGCTCAACTTCCGATGGCTCGCGAAGAACCCCTGGTATGAGGCAGAGGTCCTCCCCCAGCTACGTCAGCGCGTGCGAGCGGCCCTGGCGTAA
- a CDS encoding sulfite oxidase-like oxidoreductase — MTISRGFFGHHDPRAVDLPPGQHLTHGFPVLTAGPTQLISTEVWSFTITPESDKPRRWSWNEMMALPSEEINVDIHCVTRWTKLGTHWRGVALDTFFEEIDTDNEYAMVHSYGGYTTNLPLEDLVGGKAWIVYEYEGEPLHAEHGGPARLLVPHLYFWKSAKWVNGITMQRSDEPGFWEGFGYHNYGNPWREERYAGD, encoded by the coding sequence GTGACAATCTCCCGTGGCTTCTTCGGCCATCACGATCCGCGTGCCGTCGATCTGCCGCCCGGTCAGCATCTGACCCACGGATTCCCCGTGCTGACGGCTGGGCCGACACAGCTGATCTCGACGGAGGTGTGGAGCTTCACCATCACGCCTGAGAGTGACAAGCCGAGGCGGTGGAGTTGGAACGAGATGATGGCCTTGCCCTCCGAGGAGATCAACGTCGATATCCACTGCGTGACCCGGTGGACGAAGCTCGGGACCCACTGGCGGGGCGTGGCGCTCGACACCTTCTTCGAGGAGATCGACACCGACAACGAATACGCGATGGTGCATTCGTACGGGGGCTACACCACGAACCTCCCGTTGGAGGACCTTGTCGGGGGCAAGGCCTGGATCGTGTACGAGTATGAGGGAGAGCCGCTTCATGCCGAGCACGGTGGTCCGGCCAGGCTACTGGTGCCGCATCTCTACTTCTGGAAGTCCGCGAAGTGGGTGAACGGCATCACGATGCAGCGCTCCGACGAACCGGGCTTCTGGGAAGGCTTCGGCTATCACAACTACGGGAACCCGTGGCGCGAGGAGCGCTACGCCGGTGACTGA
- a CDS encoding DUF6510 family protein — protein MTSDLSTPAAPDGGAESGAVLDGNAAAGDFAGILASDPTTVTVRCGSCGSTQAFGQLSACLGGPGTVLRCRQCEAMVARVAKTPQGTWLDLSGSSSWLFLPAPGPA, from the coding sequence ATGACCTCGGATCTCTCGACCCCGGCCGCGCCCGATGGCGGCGCCGAGTCAGGCGCGGTCTTGGACGGCAACGCCGCTGCCGGCGATTTCGCCGGGATCCTCGCAAGCGACCCGACCACCGTCACGGTCCGCTGCGGAAGCTGCGGCTCCACACAAGCATTCGGACAACTGTCGGCATGCCTGGGCGGACCGGGAACTGTGCTGCGCTGTCGCCAGTGTGAGGCGATGGTCGCCCGCGTGGCCAAGACACCACAGGGCACGTGGCTCGATCTCTCGGGCTCCAGCTCATGGTTGTTCCTGCCCGCCCCAGGTCCCGCCTGA
- a CDS encoding sigma-70 family RNA polymerase sigma factor translates to MDDAEIDQENRRWVQDLAGAGPRREATCAELYPLLLRVARSEARRRASLLKLDGPELEDIAHQAAADALMAITGRLDKFRGEARFTTWASKFAILNVATKMNRHFWRRHEIPYEQEDWSRLASRFDVGPEGEAQVREFAAAVSAAVNENLSDRQRLVFVATVLHGMPMDVLADELGSTHNALYKVLFDARRKLRIALVADGYLPEAPASRSV, encoded by the coding sequence GTGGACGACGCGGAGATCGATCAAGAGAATCGCCGATGGGTGCAGGATCTCGCCGGCGCAGGCCCGCGCAGAGAGGCGACATGCGCCGAGTTGTATCCCTTGCTGCTCCGCGTCGCGCGTTCCGAGGCACGTCGACGCGCCTCCCTCCTCAAGCTGGACGGCCCGGAACTCGAGGACATCGCCCACCAGGCCGCCGCTGACGCGCTGATGGCCATCACCGGGCGGTTGGACAAATTTCGGGGTGAGGCGCGGTTCACCACGTGGGCGAGCAAGTTCGCGATTCTCAACGTGGCCACGAAGATGAACCGCCACTTCTGGCGTCGCCACGAGATCCCCTACGAACAAGAGGATTGGTCCAGGCTCGCTTCTCGGTTCGACGTCGGCCCCGAGGGTGAGGCGCAGGTCCGGGAATTCGCGGCCGCCGTCTCGGCTGCGGTGAACGAGAACCTGTCCGATCGCCAGCGGCTTGTGTTCGTTGCGACGGTCCTCCACGGCATGCCGATGGATGTTCTGGCCGACGAACTGGGCTCGACCCACAATGCGCTGTACAAGGTGCTCTTCGACGCCAGGAGGAAGCTCCGTATCGCGCTGGTGGCCGATGGCTACCTGCCTGAGGCACCTGCGAGCCGGTCGGTCTGA
- a CDS encoding SDR family oxidoreductase has product MSARTALITGGTSGIGKATAWTLHERGYRVAVTGHRQESVARAREELPDDVLVLQADARSLSDTDRVVSEVGAQFGNLTTLFLNAGVNHPMTLEAWDEAAYDDVFAVNTKGVFFTLVKALPLLSDGASVIVTVGIGATRSLTGSSVAAGSHGAMLAMIPTLALELAPRRIRINAVSPGMTDTPMTRASIRTETEDVAGTMTAMAEHNPFGRLGTPEDVAGTVAFLASDDAAYVTGQEIVVSGGAGLAI; this is encoded by the coding sequence ATGTCGGCACGTACAGCCCTGATCACGGGCGGCACCAGCGGAATCGGGAAGGCGACCGCGTGGACTCTGCACGAGCGCGGTTACCGCGTCGCAGTCACCGGACATCGTCAGGAGAGCGTCGCTCGGGCGCGGGAGGAGTTGCCCGACGATGTCCTGGTCTTGCAAGCTGACGCCCGGTCGCTCTCGGACACTGACCGGGTCGTGTCCGAAGTCGGGGCGCAATTCGGCAATCTGACCACGCTGTTCCTGAACGCCGGCGTGAACCATCCGATGACGCTGGAGGCTTGGGACGAAGCCGCGTACGACGATGTGTTCGCCGTCAACACCAAAGGGGTGTTCTTCACCCTGGTCAAGGCGCTGCCGCTGCTGTCGGACGGTGCTTCGGTCATTGTCACCGTGGGGATCGGAGCGACACGCAGCCTGACAGGCAGCAGCGTCGCCGCCGGGTCCCACGGCGCGATGCTGGCCATGATCCCGACTCTGGCCCTCGAGCTCGCGCCGCGCCGCATCCGCATCAACGCGGTCAGCCCGGGAATGACCGACACCCCGATGACGCGGGCCTCGATCCGGACGGAAACCGAAGACGTCGCGGGGACGATGACGGCGATGGCCGAGCACAACCCGTTCGGCCGCCTCGGGACGCCGGAAGACGTCGCCGGGACGGTCGCTTTTCTGGCTTCGGACGATGCTGCGTACGTCACCGGGCAAGAGATCGTCGTGTCCGGGGGTGCAGGCTTGGCCATCTGA
- a CDS encoding FAD-binding oxidoreductase, with protein sequence MTDTNATEGQADSSAEETPPAGNHWRKATLIGVHPQSWHSRTLVLDVPGWAGHLPGQHVDVRLTAADGYSAQRSYSLAEPATPDRVAVTVDLLPHGEVSPYLVESMELGDELDVRGPIGGWFVWEPGDPSIGDGPVLLIAGGSGVVPLVTMLRARKRAVDSTPTMLVYSLRGPRDLMYGPELEEMSADLSAPGSAEVRLVYTRKVPGGHPRPASHLTVEDIKPPSAWPEPLAARVYVCGSSGFVDHAAGLLHKAGYPDDRIRTERFGPTGVDR encoded by the coding sequence GTGACTGACACGAATGCGACGGAGGGTCAGGCCGACAGCTCTGCAGAGGAGACTCCGCCAGCAGGGAATCACTGGCGCAAAGCAACGCTTATCGGTGTGCACCCGCAGTCCTGGCATTCTCGGACACTCGTTCTGGACGTCCCCGGCTGGGCCGGGCATCTGCCCGGTCAGCACGTAGACGTACGTCTCACAGCCGCGGACGGCTACTCGGCGCAACGGAGCTACTCGCTGGCGGAGCCTGCCACGCCCGACCGCGTCGCCGTCACTGTCGACCTCCTGCCCCACGGAGAGGTCTCGCCGTACCTGGTGGAGAGCATGGAGCTCGGCGACGAGCTCGATGTGCGCGGGCCCATCGGTGGATGGTTCGTCTGGGAGCCGGGGGATCCGTCCATCGGAGACGGCCCGGTACTCCTGATCGCCGGCGGATCAGGGGTGGTACCGCTGGTCACCATGCTGCGAGCCAGGAAGCGAGCAGTGGATTCGACGCCGACGATGCTCGTGTATTCGCTTCGCGGCCCTCGCGACCTCATGTACGGGCCTGAGCTGGAAGAGATGTCGGCCGATCTGTCCGCGCCAGGATCCGCCGAAGTGCGCCTCGTCTACACGCGCAAGGTCCCCGGCGGGCACCCCCGTCCCGCCTCACACCTCACGGTCGAGGACATCAAACCTCCGTCCGCATGGCCGGAGCCCTTGGCGGCCCGGGTCTACGTGTGCGGCTCCTCTGGCTTCGTTGACCACGCCGCAGGACTGCTCCACAAGGCGGGATACCCCGACGATCGCATACGCACGGAACGATTTGGACCAACAGGAGTTGATCGATGA
- a CDS encoding DUF427 domain-containing protein, with amino-acid sequence MKAVVGETVVAEAANDAVVRMEGNVYFPPDSVVAGVLRDSPTPYTCPWKGRAQYHDVLVGETVLNDGAWSYPDVNESAVARVGRDFSGYVAFDGRQVRIET; translated from the coding sequence ATGAAGGCAGTGGTCGGGGAGACCGTCGTGGCCGAGGCCGCGAACGACGCGGTCGTCAGGATGGAGGGAAATGTCTACTTCCCGCCGGACTCGGTTGTGGCCGGCGTGCTCCGCGACAGCCCCACGCCCTACACCTGTCCATGGAAGGGGAGGGCGCAGTATCACGACGTCCTGGTCGGCGAGACGGTGCTCAATGACGGGGCCTGGTCCTATCCGGACGTCAACGAGTCGGCGGTGGCCCGTGTCGGCCGTGACTTCAGTGGCTATGTCGCTTTCGACGGGCGCCAGGTTCGGATCGAGACCTGA
- the lpdA gene encoding dihydrolipoyl dehydrogenase, whose protein sequence is MTHFDVLVLGAGPGGYVAAIRAAQLGKSVAVVEEKYWGGVCLNVGCIPSKALLRNAEIAHIITQEKDTFGITGEATMDFGVTHKRSRAVAEASAKGVHYLMKKNKITEINGWGTLTGPTSIDVVNDSQTSSYTFDNLIIAVGATVRLVPGVTLSENVVTYEEQILTDQLPKSIVIGGSGAIGVEFAYVLKNFGVDVTIVEFLDRMVPTEDADVSKELLRAYKKLGIKVLLSTAVKGVQDTGSGVRVTVAPSAGGDERLIEADKFLAAFGFAPRTQGFGLEAAGIALTDRGAIAVDARGRTNVEGIYAIGDCTGKLMLAHTAEAMGVVAAETIAGTETMEIDFDMIPRATFCQPQIASFGYSEAQAREKGYDVKVAQFPFSANGKARGMAAGVGFVKVVADATHNELLGAHMIGPEVTELLPALTLAQQWDLTADEVARNIFAHPTLSEAMKEAIEGIAGHMINL, encoded by the coding sequence GTGACCCATTTCGATGTCCTTGTCCTCGGCGCCGGCCCGGGGGGATACGTCGCCGCCATCCGCGCCGCGCAGCTCGGCAAGTCGGTCGCCGTTGTCGAGGAGAAGTATTGGGGCGGTGTCTGCCTCAACGTCGGCTGTATCCCGTCCAAGGCGCTGCTGCGCAACGCGGAGATCGCCCACATCATCACCCAGGAGAAGGACACCTTCGGCATCACGGGTGAGGCGACCATGGACTTCGGCGTCACCCACAAGCGCAGCCGCGCTGTTGCCGAGGCGAGTGCCAAGGGCGTGCACTACCTGATGAAGAAGAACAAGATCACTGAGATCAACGGCTGGGGCACCCTCACCGGCCCCACGTCGATCGACGTTGTCAACGACTCTCAGACCTCGTCCTACACCTTCGACAATCTGATCATCGCCGTCGGTGCCACGGTGCGGCTGGTCCCGGGGGTCACGCTCTCCGAGAACGTGGTCACCTACGAGGAGCAGATACTCACCGACCAGCTGCCGAAGTCGATCGTCATCGGCGGTTCGGGCGCGATCGGGGTGGAGTTCGCCTACGTGCTCAAGAACTTCGGGGTCGACGTCACCATCGTGGAGTTCCTGGACCGAATGGTGCCGACCGAGGACGCCGATGTGTCCAAGGAACTGCTCCGCGCCTACAAGAAGCTGGGCATCAAGGTGCTGCTGTCCACGGCGGTCAAGGGTGTCCAGGACACCGGCTCCGGCGTGCGGGTGACGGTGGCCCCCTCCGCCGGTGGCGATGAGCGGCTGATCGAGGCTGACAAGTTCCTGGCGGCCTTCGGCTTCGCGCCGCGGACGCAGGGCTTCGGCCTGGAGGCTGCCGGCATCGCGCTCACCGACCGTGGTGCCATCGCGGTCGATGCTCGCGGTCGCACCAACGTCGAGGGCATCTACGCGATCGGTGACTGCACCGGCAAGCTGATGCTCGCTCACACCGCCGAGGCGATGGGCGTGGTCGCCGCGGAGACGATCGCCGGCACGGAAACCATGGAGATCGACTTCGACATGATCCCGCGGGCGACGTTCTGTCAGCCGCAGATCGCCTCCTTCGGCTACTCCGAGGCCCAGGCCAGGGAGAAGGGATACGACGTCAAGGTCGCGCAGTTCCCCTTCTCCGCCAACGGCAAGGCCCGTGGGATGGCCGCAGGCGTCGGCTTCGTCAAGGTCGTCGCGGACGCGACGCACAACGAGTTGCTCGGTGCGCACATGATCGGCCCGGAGGTCACCGAGCTGCTACCGGCGTTGACGCTGGCCCAGCAGTGGGACCTGACGGCCGACGAGGTGGCCCGCAACATCTTCGCTCACCCGACACTGTCGGAGGCGATGAAGGAAGCCATCGAAGGCATCGCCGGTCACATGATCAACCTCTAG
- a CDS encoding GNAT family N-acetyltransferase, protein MSHEVTIVGSTISTPRLRLRPWHQADAAEALDIYGSPEVSRWLAPAMDRVNDLDQMRAMITRWIAAPLGSEGRPSGRWVIEETESGRVAGSGQILPLPPEGDDLELGYQLAPWAWGRGLAAEAGHALAHYAFSNGEEEVFAVVRPKNDRGTRAARRIGMEWVGETTKYYELRLQVFRLRKGDLDISALEPDPVER, encoded by the coding sequence TTGTCTCACGAGGTCACCATCGTCGGCTCGACCATCAGCACACCGCGGTTGCGGCTGCGTCCGTGGCATCAAGCAGACGCAGCGGAGGCGCTCGACATCTACGGCAGCCCGGAGGTCTCCCGGTGGCTGGCCCCGGCCATGGATCGCGTCAACGATCTCGACCAGATGCGGGCGATGATCACCAGATGGATCGCCGCACCCCTGGGATCCGAAGGGCGCCCGAGTGGCCGGTGGGTGATCGAAGAGACCGAGAGCGGGCGTGTCGCGGGCTCGGGGCAGATCCTTCCGCTACCGCCGGAGGGCGACGACCTGGAGCTGGGCTACCAGCTCGCTCCCTGGGCGTGGGGCCGCGGGCTGGCGGCCGAGGCGGGTCACGCTCTGGCCCACTATGCCTTCAGCAACGGCGAGGAAGAGGTCTTCGCCGTCGTACGGCCCAAGAACGATCGCGGTACACGCGCCGCCCGTCGCATCGGGATGGAGTGGGTCGGAGAAACGACGAAGTACTATGAGCTGCGTCTTCAGGTCTTCCGGCTCCGCAAGGGCGACCTGGACATCTCCGCGCTAGAGCCGGACCCCGTCGAACGCTGA
- a CDS encoding GNAT family N-acetyltransferase — protein sequence MTEPTSYASEYPEGRNTLSEDQAVLVDEVIDDPHASAFDFTVVNDERAGIYEAILGDREIAGLPYTVAGRDRLVLLATSVFPEYRKQGIATELIRRVLDDVRARGKTVTIMCPVVRTFIEHNPEYTDLIDPEHPGVAKGHR from the coding sequence ATGACCGAGCCAACCAGCTACGCCTCTGAGTACCCCGAGGGGAGAAACACCCTCAGTGAGGACCAGGCCGTCCTCGTCGACGAGGTGATCGACGATCCCCATGCTTCCGCGTTCGACTTCACAGTCGTCAATGACGAGAGGGCAGGCATCTACGAGGCCATCCTGGGCGACCGCGAGATCGCCGGGCTGCCCTACACCGTCGCCGGCCGCGACCGGCTCGTACTGCTGGCGACCTCGGTGTTCCCCGAGTACCGCAAACAGGGCATCGCCACCGAGCTCATCAGACGCGTCCTCGACGACGTGCGCGCGCGAGGCAAGACGGTCACCATCATGTGCCCGGTCGTACGCACCTTCATCGAGCACAACCCCGAGTACACCGACCTCATCGACCCCGAGCACCCCGGA
- a CDS encoding DNA-3-methyladenine glycosylase family protein — MTRTGKRATKEQHAAAEYLGSLDDSLARWVQSTGPIDAYDAHLPVTVGSPLEWFSFAVASRQLSRASSLAIYHRLVARFGGAITAERVVSADEQTLRDAGLSHQKARTIRALAERVDDGLLEPDKLVTMTDAEIHAALVAVPGIGPSSAQRFMLHYLRRPDIFPAGDLTVRKAITVLDQLDSVITPKAAQQRGEPWQPYRSYATSYLWGYVWELHPVVLPAPR, encoded by the coding sequence ATGACTCGCACGGGGAAGCGTGCGACCAAGGAGCAGCATGCAGCTGCTGAGTACTTGGGCTCGCTCGACGACTCACTCGCCCGGTGGGTGCAGTCCACTGGCCCGATCGATGCCTATGACGCGCATCTGCCCGTTACAGTGGGCAGTCCGCTCGAATGGTTCTCCTTCGCCGTCGCCTCGCGGCAGCTCAGCAGAGCATCCAGCTTGGCGATCTACCATCGACTGGTCGCGCGATTCGGCGGCGCCATCACCGCGGAGCGTGTCGTCTCGGCCGACGAGCAGACCCTGCGCGACGCCGGGCTGTCTCACCAGAAAGCCAGGACGATCCGCGCACTGGCCGAACGCGTCGATGACGGTCTGCTGGAGCCGGACAAACTCGTGACCATGACGGATGCCGAAATCCACGCCGCCCTCGTGGCTGTACCCGGTATCGGTCCATCATCCGCGCAACGGTTCATGCTGCATTACCTGCGCAGACCCGACATCTTCCCGGCCGGTGACCTTACTGTGCGCAAGGCGATCACCGTACTCGATCAACTCGACAGCGTGATCACACCGAAGGCCGCGCAGCAGCGGGGTGAGCCGTGGCAACCGTATCGATCGTATGCCACGTCGTACCTGTGGGGTTACGTGTGGGAGCTGCACCCCGTCGTTCTTCCTGCGCCTCGCTGA
- a CDS encoding nuclear transport factor 2 family protein: MNDTKSSAEDLAILEQLNLDYNRSDQAGDAKRLGEFLAEDFIVQTPGVTRNREEYLDDIAKPRPFKDQVLHEVKIRILGDVALIHGRVTYTMIADGVEHDALYTDVYQKREGVWVCVSACAIAPGA; encoded by the coding sequence ATGAACGACACCAAGTCGTCGGCCGAAGATCTGGCGATCCTCGAGCAGCTGAACCTTGACTACAACCGTTCGGACCAGGCCGGCGACGCAAAGCGCCTCGGTGAATTCCTCGCTGAGGATTTCATCGTGCAGACACCGGGTGTCACCCGTAACCGTGAGGAGTACCTCGATGACATCGCCAAACCCCGGCCCTTCAAGGATCAAGTGCTGCACGAAGTCAAGATCCGAATCCTCGGCGATGTCGCGCTGATCCACGGCAGGGTGACGTACACCATGATCGCCGATGGGGTGGAGCACGACGCGCTGTACACGGACGTCTACCAGAAGCGTGAGGGTGTCTGGGTCTGCGTCTCCGCCTGCGCGATCGCCCCGGGCGCCTGA
- a CDS encoding NADP-dependent oxidoreductase, protein MKAIVVTDEAAGTAGMTLAERPEPEAAGNDVLVEVHASGFTPGELTWPGTWTDRLGRDRTPSIPGHEVAGVVTALGYGTRGLSVGQRVFGLAEWTRDGTLAEFVAVEARNLAPLPGDVDFAVGASLPISGLTAWQGLFVHGRFEVGQSVLVHGAAGGVGSMVTQLAKEAGAYVIGTGRAADRQTALDFGAQEFVDLDNDTLEDVGGVDLVFDVIGGDIARRSAGLVRAGGMLVTIAGPPEAQPAEGLAVDFVVEADRAQLGEVVQRVRDGRMRTNIGNVATLDDAVAAFNPTERIKGKTIIRVRP, encoded by the coding sequence ATGAAGGCCATTGTGGTGACGGATGAGGCTGCGGGAACGGCTGGGATGACGCTGGCGGAGCGGCCGGAGCCGGAGGCGGCAGGAAACGATGTTCTGGTTGAGGTTCACGCGTCGGGTTTCACCCCCGGCGAGCTGACGTGGCCCGGAACCTGGACCGATCGCCTTGGCCGGGACCGCACGCCGTCGATCCCTGGCCACGAGGTGGCCGGTGTGGTCACCGCGCTCGGCTATGGCACGAGGGGGCTGTCGGTGGGACAGCGGGTGTTCGGTCTCGCAGAGTGGACTCGTGACGGCACCCTGGCCGAGTTCGTGGCCGTCGAGGCGCGTAACCTCGCGCCGCTGCCGGGCGACGTCGACTTCGCGGTGGGGGCGAGCCTGCCGATCTCCGGCCTGACCGCATGGCAGGGGCTGTTCGTGCACGGCCGCTTCGAGGTGGGGCAGAGCGTTCTCGTGCATGGCGCGGCCGGCGGAGTCGGCTCGATGGTGACTCAGCTCGCGAAGGAGGCCGGAGCCTACGTCATCGGCACCGGACGTGCCGCCGACCGTCAGACGGCGCTCGACTTCGGCGCGCAGGAGTTCGTCGACCTGGACAACGACACCCTGGAGGACGTCGGCGGGGTCGATCTGGTCTTCGACGTGATCGGCGGCGACATCGCCAGGCGGTCCGCGGGCCTGGTCCGCGCCGGCGGGATGCTGGTGACCATCGCCGGCCCGCCCGAGGCGCAGCCGGCCGAGGGTCTGGCGGTCGACTTCGTGGTCGAGGCTGATCGCGCGCAACTGGGTGAGGTCGTCCAGCGGGTCCGGGACGGCCGGATGCGCACGAACATCGGTAACGTGGCGACCCTCGACGATGCCGTCGCCGCCTTCAACCCGACCGAGCGGATCAAGGGGAAGACGATCATTCGCGTTCGTCCCTGA